A DNA window from Oryzias latipes chromosome 5, ASM223467v1 contains the following coding sequences:
- the mrps16 gene encoding 28S ribosomal protein S16, mitochondrial gives MVHLSSLLLKKYHGGYVVIRLALAGHKQANRPFYRIVAAYNKRARDNKYLEQLGTYDPLPNIYNEKLVSFNFDRIKYWIGCGAHPTKPVAKLLGLAGFFPLHPMTITEAERRRAQAELSEAAGAGAEAERQTEKPAEV, from the exons ATGGTGCATTTAT CATCGCTTCTCCTCAAGAAATATCACGGGGGTTACGTTGTCATCCGACTGGCCCTTGCAGGACATAAACAAGCTAACAGACCTTTTTATCGCATCGTAGCCGCTTACAACAAACGAGCTAGAGACAACAAATACTTAGAGCAGCTGGGTACCTACGACCCCCTACCCAACATCTACAACGAGAAGCTTGTCAGCTTCAACTTCGACCGGATCAAGTACTGGATTGGTTGTGGAGCACATCCAACAAAACCAGTGGCCAAACTTTTgg GATTGGCCGGCTTTTTTCCGCTGCACCCCATGACGATCACGGAGGCCGAGCGGCGAAGAGCCCAGGCAGAGCTGAgtgaagctgcaggagcaggagcagaggctgagAGGCAGACAGAGAAGCCCGCTGAAGTCTGA